The nucleotide sequence CCCCTCCCGTCACCCCCGCTTGAGGCCCAGCACCTCCACCGCCGCGAAGCTCTCCCCGCCCCGCTCCGCGAAGTACGGCGTCAGCACCGCGTCCAGCTCCTCGAAGCCGAAGGCGTCCTCCTTGGCGTCCAGCTTCGCCGCCACCTTCGGCCGCTCCAGGATCGCCAGCATGCCGCCGTGCACCACGAACACCTGGCCGTTCACCTTCGCCGCGCCCGGTGAGGCGAGATAGCCGACCAGCGGGGCCGCGTGTTCGGGGGCGAGTGCGTCGAGCCGGCCGTCCTCCGGAACCTCGAAGTCCGCGAAGACGTCCTCGGTCATCCGGGTGCGGGCGCGCGGGCAGATGACGTTGGCCGTCACCCCGTACTTGGCGAGCGCCACCGCCGTGGAGGTGGTCAGCCCGACGATGCCGCCCTTCGCCGCCGCGTAGTTCGGCTGGCCCGGCGAACCGGCGAGGAACGCCTCCGAGGAGGTGTTGATGATCCGGCCGTGGACCGGGCCGCCCTCCGCCGCCTTGGACCGCTCGCGCCAGTGCGCGGCGGCGAAGCGGATGGTGTTGAAATGGCCCTTGAGATGGACCCGGATCACCGAGTCCCACTCGTTCTCACTCATCGAGAAGACCATCCGGTCGCGCAGGATGCCCGCGTTGTTGACCAGGATGTCCAGCGCGCCGTAGGTGTCGATCGCGAGCTGGACCAGCTCGCCCGCCTGCGCGAAGTCGGCCACATCGCCCGCATGGGCCGTGGCCCGGCCGCCGGCCGCGCGGATCTCCTCGGCGACCTGCTCGGCGGGGCCGGCCGATGCCTCGCCCGAGCCGTCACGTCCGCCCTGTCCGTAGTCGTTGACGACGACATTCGCGCCCAGCCGGGCCAGTTCCAGGGCCTCGGCGCGGCCGAGGCCGCGTCCGGCGCCGGTGACGATCGCGGTCTTCCCTGCCAGCGGGCTCCCGGCCAGCGGGCTCCCGGCCAGTGGACTCCCCTCCGGGGGACCCGTCAGATCTCGATGCATGTGCGCAGCGCCTCCCCGGTCCGCATCTGGCCGATCGCGTCGTTGATCTCGCCGAGCCGCACCCGGTGGGTGATCAGCCCTTCGAGGTCGATCCGGCCCGCCCGCCACAGGTCGATGGTGCGCCGGTAGGAGCGGAGCACATCGCCGCCGCCGTAGAGCGAGGGCAGGATGCGCTTCTCGTCGAAGAACAGCTCGAACATGTTGAACTGCAGGAAGTCGTCCAGCGCCCCGGCCCCGACCACGCACAGCGTGCCGCCGCGCCGGGTGATCTCGTAGGCCCGGCGGGCGGTGGCGGAGCGGCCCACGACCTCGAAGACGTAGTCGAAGCCCTCGCCCGCCGTGACGGTGTTCTTGGCGGTGTCCAGACCGTCCGGCGCCACCGCCTCCGTGGCCCCGAAGCGCAGCGCGGCCTCGCGCCGCGACTCCACCGGGTCGACGGCGACGATCTGCGCGGCGCCCGACGCCCTGGCCCCCTGGATGGCGCTGATGCCCACCCCGCCGCAGCCGATGACCGCGACCGACGAACCGGCCTCCACCCGTGCGGTGTTGAAGACGGCCCCGAGCCCGGTGGTCACCCCGCAGCCGATGAGGGCCGCGATGTCGTACGGGACGTCGTCGGGGATCGGCACGGCACAGGCGGCGGGGAGGACGATCTCCTCGGCGAAGGTGCCCGTCCCGGACATGCCGAAGAGCTCCTGCGGACTGCCGCCGGAGCGCCGGAAGTTGGGGGTTCCGGCATTCATGAACCCGGCCAGGCACAGCTCGGTCTGACCGCGCTGACAGGCCGGACAGTCGCCGCAGGCGGGCAGCCAGCACACCAGCACCCGGTCCCCGGCGCTCAGCCCGGTCACCCCGTCGCCCACGTCGAGGACCTCGCCCGCGCCCTCGTGACCGGGGATGAACGGCGCGGGCTGCGGCAGCACCCCGGCCATCGCGGAGAGGTCGGAGTGGCACAGCCCGGTGGCCCTCAGCCGCAGCCGGACCTTCCCGGGGCCGAAGCCCACCGCCTCGATGTCGTCGAGGACTTCGAGCTTGTCCTGTCCCGTCTCATGCAGTACGGCCGCGCGCACGACGCCTCCTTGGGGATCACACTGGGATCACGCTGGCTCTAGCCGGATCGAGCCGGTTCACGCCGGAACGAGCCTGTCCACGCCGGAACACTGCTCAAGCCGGATCGAGCCCGCTCGAACCGGATCAAACGTGGTCGACGACGGTGTCGGTGAGGACCGGCGCGTCGTCCCGCTCGACGGCCGTCGCCGTCACCTGGACGCGCCCCTCGTCCCGCCACATCCGCACGCGCAGGGTCTCGCCCGGGTACACCACCCCGGCGAAGCGGGTGGTGTACGAGCGCACCCGGGCGACGTCCCCGTCCAGCGCCGTGTCCACGACCGCCTTGAGCACCATCCCGTACGAACACAGCCCGTGCAGGATGGGCCTCTCGAACCCCGCGACCTCGGCGAACGCGGGATCGGCGTGGAGCGGGTTCCAGTCGCCGGAGAGCCGGTAGAGCAGCGCCTGGTCCTCGCGGATGGCCCGCTCCACGGTGTGGTCCGGCTCCCGGGCGGGCGGCTCCACGCGGTCGGAGGGGCCGCGCTCGCCGCCGAAGCCGCCCTCGCCCCGGGCGAAGATCTGGGTGTCGCAGGTCCACAGCGGGCCGTCCGCGTCGGCGACGTCGGAGCGCAGCACGATGACCGCCGCCTTGCCCTTGTCGTACACCGCGGCGACCTTCGAGGTCTGGGTGGCGTCCCCGCTGACCGGGATCGGCCGGTGGAGTTCGACGGTCTGGCCGCCGTGCAGCACGGCGGCGAGGTCGACGTCGATCCCGGGGGCGCTCATGCCCCCGGCGACCGCCATACCGCCGCCCGCGACGGTCGCGAAGCTGGGGAGCACATGGAGCCTGCTCTCCAGGGTGTAGCGGAGCTCTCCGGGGTCGGTGGCGGGGATACCTGCGCCGATGCCCAGGTGGTAGAGCTGGATGTCCTTGTGCCCCCAGGTGAGAGCGGTGCTGCGGGGTTCGGCCGAGATGGCCTTGGCGGCATCGATGGGCATAGGGCGACAGCACTCCTTGGTCCGCTCGCTCGGCCACGGTCCGAAGACCCCGGCCCGCCCGTCCGCACCGTCGGCCGTGCCGGGGTCGTCGCTGGTCGGCCGGGTCGCGTCGCTCGCATGGATATGTAGAACGCGTTCTAGCCGATGGCACCCTGTATAGCCCAATCGCTCCGAAGGGGGAAGAGTGCTGACGGTCCATCAGACAGACATTCGGACCGCCGTCGGATGACCTTCGGACAACCGCTGTCCGGGGTGACGAAGGGCCCGGGACAAATGTCACGGCCATCCCCCGACATCCGCATCTGCCCAGCTCATACGGGCTTCCGTAAGGTCGGACGCATGTATGCCACCGCCGCGCATATCGAGCGCCTCAAGCCGCCGGGCCGCCGCGCCTTCCTGCCGTGGCTCTTCATGCTCTCGGGGGATGTGCAAGCGCTCTTCAAGGGGAAGACCCCCCTGCCCTGGCTCGGCGGCGCGGGGGCGGCGGCCTTCGTCGCGCTCTACGTGACCGCCATCTACACCAGCCTGGACGAGCGCCGCCGCCACACCCGGGCCCCGTTGCTGGCGCTCGCCGGGCTGGCGGTGGTCACCTACGCGCTGGGCGTCGGCTACGCCGGGAACTGGCTGCTGTGCTTCCCGCTGCTGTCACTGGCCTCCGGCATCGTGCTGCGCGGGGGAAGGCGGACGCTGGGACCGGTCATCATCGTCCTGTCGTGCTCCGCCGGAGTCATCTCGGGGCTCCGCGGCGGCGCCTCGGACTCGCTCACGGTCTCGTACGGGACCATGCTGTCCGGCCTGGTGACGGCGGCCATCCTGTCGCTCTTCGAGACCGTCGCCCAGCTCCGCGCCACCCGCCAGGAGCTGGCCCGTACGGCGGTGGAGAAGGAGCGGCTGCGGTTCTCCCGCGATCTGCACGATCTGCTGGGCCACACCATGTCGGTCGTCGTGGTCAAGGCGGAGGCGGTGCGCCGGCTCGCCCCGAAGAACCTGGAGGCCGCGCTGGGGCAGGCCGCGGACATCGAGGCGGTCGGTCGGCAGGCGCTCACCGAGATCCGCGAGGCCGTCACCGGCTATCGCGAGGGCAGCCTGGCCACCGAGCTGGACCGGGCCCGCTCGGCGCTGGACGCCGCCGGTATCGAGGCCGCCGTCCGCCGCTCCGGACCGCCGCTGGCCCCGCAGACCGAGGCGCTGCTGGGGTGGGTGGTCCGCGAGGGCGTCACCAATGTGGTGCGGCACAGCGGGGCGGCCCGGTGCGAGATCGAGGTCCGCGGCGGCATGGACCGGATACGGCTGGAGATCACGGACGACGGCGGCGGCGTAGGCTCCCCGAGCACGGCAACGGCAGGCCCTGGGGGCGCGGGCGGCGGCGCGGCAGAGGGCGCGATCGGCGGTACGGGCCTCAATGGCCTGGCCGAACGGCTGTCCGCGGCGGGCGGCTCGCTGGAGTCCGGCCCCGGCGGGCGCCGCGGCTTCCGGCTCGTCGCCGAACTGCCGGTGGACATGGAGGATCCGATGGAGCCCGAGGTCAAGGAGGCCCGGACGGCGTGAACGACGCGGACGGTGTGAGCGACACGCA is from Streptomyces hygroscopicus and encodes:
- a CDS encoding 3-ketoacyl-ACP reductase, with the protein product MHRDLTGPPEGSPLAGSPLAGSPLAGKTAIVTGAGRGLGRAEALELARLGANVVVNDYGQGGRDGSGEASAGPAEQVAEEIRAAGGRATAHAGDVADFAQAGELVQLAIDTYGALDILVNNAGILRDRMVFSMSENEWDSVIRVHLKGHFNTIRFAAAHWRERSKAAEGGPVHGRIINTSSEAFLAGSPGQPNYAAAKGGIVGLTTSTAVALAKYGVTANVICPRARTRMTEDVFADFEVPEDGRLDALAPEHAAPLVGYLASPGAAKVNGQVFVVHGGMLAILERPKVAAKLDAKEDAFGFEELDAVLTPYFAERGGESFAAVEVLGLKRG
- a CDS encoding molecular chaperone GroES, which produces MRAAVLHETGQDKLEVLDDIEAVGFGPGKVRLRLRATGLCHSDLSAMAGVLPQPAPFIPGHEGAGEVLDVGDGVTGLSAGDRVLVCWLPACGDCPACQRGQTELCLAGFMNAGTPNFRRSGGSPQELFGMSGTGTFAEEIVLPAACAVPIPDDVPYDIAALIGCGVTTGLGAVFNTARVEAGSSVAVIGCGGVGISAIQGARASGAAQIVAVDPVESRREAALRFGATEAVAPDGLDTAKNTVTAGEGFDYVFEVVGRSATARRAYEITRRGGTLCVVGAGALDDFLQFNMFELFFDEKRILPSLYGGGDVLRSYRRTIDLWRAGRIDLEGLITHRVRLGEINDAIGQMRTGEALRTCIEI
- a CDS encoding 3-alpha,7-alpha,12-alpha-trihydroxy-5-beta-cholest-24-enoyl-CoA hydratase, with translation MPIDAAKAISAEPRSTALTWGHKDIQLYHLGIGAGIPATDPGELRYTLESRLHVLPSFATVAGGGMAVAGGMSAPGIDVDLAAVLHGGQTVELHRPIPVSGDATQTSKVAAVYDKGKAAVIVLRSDVADADGPLWTCDTQIFARGEGGFGGERGPSDRVEPPAREPDHTVERAIREDQALLYRLSGDWNPLHADPAFAEVAGFERPILHGLCSYGMVLKAVVDTALDGDVARVRSYTTRFAGVVYPGETLRVRMWRDEGRVQVTATAVERDDAPVLTDTVVDHV
- a CDS encoding two-component system sensor kinase codes for the protein MTFGQPLSGVTKGPGQMSRPSPDIRICPAHTGFRKVGRMYATAAHIERLKPPGRRAFLPWLFMLSGDVQALFKGKTPLPWLGGAGAAAFVALYVTAIYTSLDERRRHTRAPLLALAGLAVVTYALGVGYAGNWLLCFPLLSLASGIVLRGGRRTLGPVIIVLSCSAGVISGLRGGASDSLTVSYGTMLSGLVTAAILSLFETVAQLRATRQELARTAVEKERLRFSRDLHDLLGHTMSVVVVKAEAVRRLAPKNLEAALGQAADIEAVGRQALTEIREAVTGYREGSLATELDRARSALDAAGIEAAVRRSGPPLAPQTEALLGWVVREGVTNVVRHSGAARCEIEVRGGMDRIRLEITDDGGGVGSPSTATAGPGGAGGGAAEGAIGGTGLNGLAERLSAAGGSLESGPGGRRGFRLVAELPVDMEDPMEPEVKEARTA